One region of Eupeodes corollae chromosome 1, idEupCoro1.1, whole genome shotgun sequence genomic DNA includes:
- the LOC129948397 gene encoding uncharacterized protein K02A2.6-like, which yields MSSQSLGKLEEYEPGEDFESYEDRLRIYFQLNEIKEERKALILLSLIGKNTYAILKNLVQPKKPNDISFDKLVSALRDHFAPRVNIRAERYKFNKAFQREGESITEFIIRLKSLASTCGFGNFLEDLPLVVKTSTKCCKDFQEPEIMSPVQLKSRALDDALTDRFIAGIMSEDIQRQLLNNSKLNFEECCELGLNMEMSRKEAHAIRPNQSAEGCHRVFQQSSSSGSTKKDSNKKEKRMDHQAKYTHKKVNCHRCGRQHNPSTCPAINWKCFTCNRLGHTSIVCRNKTTKAQSKINVVDQIIDVDQINSVKSAEHALFSIKVENQLLCMEVDTGACSSLIGLGEYNNLFSKIKLEPCIVDLCSVTGQKLTCKGKIKVQVECHDKMYELELIVIEANREFKPLLGRSWLDVLVPDWRTKLFGNLDISELKVVKKVSNDKYLDVIRKDFKNIIDPQPKQSIKGFEMDIILKENVVPVFHKPYEVPFRIKDKVREELNRLISIGALEPVKYSLWASPIVCVPKSSGEVRICVDFRLTLNKNIVTQHYPLPKIEDIFASLSECRVFCIIDLSGAYQQLVVSKACVELLTINTFMGLLRFVRCPAGLKNAPSAFQSVMDRILKGLPNVFCFIDDILVGGVDQEDCHANLLRVLNKLSEHNVQINPKKCKFFVETVDYLGHSLSNGSISPNNEKIKAVVDAPAPKNVQQLQSYLGMLNYYSKFIPNLSSQLKELYGLLKKGSEFIWSPECQNAFQKSKYLLSSNKNLELYDPKKPIVVATDASPYGVGAVMSHICDGVEKPVMFISSTLSSAEKNYSQLHKEALAIVFAVKKFHKYLYGKEFLIVSDHQALREIFNPKKGMSGVAAARLQRWAIILSMYDYRVEYRKGSLMANADACSRLPLEGTTGIEEVKMVNMIKNCSEELNINSQEVAKKTQADPILKKVFEYVFHHDWPKSISDDIAPYFRKRNSLSTENQSIFYGNRVVIPLQLQKSVLNMIHGMNHAGVVKMKCLARGYVWWHMIDEDIAKVVQQCPQCQSTANVPRGSFSPWPKCSSDEKYECIKFNK from the exons ATGTCATCTCAGTCATTGGGAAAATTAGAGGAATATGAACCTGGTGAAGACTTCGAATCGTATGAAGATCGATTACGAATATATTTTCaactaaatgaaataaaagaggAAAGAAAGGCACTTATTCTCTTAAGTCTAATAGGAAAAAATACGTAtgcaattctaaaaaatttagtCCAACCAAAAAAGCCAAATGATATTTCATTTGATAAATTGGTAAGTGCATTGCGAGACCACTTCGCACCAAGAGTCAACATACGAGCTGAGCGTTATAAGTTTAACAAAGCATTTCAACGTGAAGGAGAGAGCATCACAGAATTTATCATTCGTCTTAAATCTCTGGCTTCGACATGTGGTTTTGGCAATTTTTTGGAGGATTTGCCTTTAGTAGTAAAAACATCGACAAAGTGCTGTAAAGATTTCCAAGAGCCCGAAATCATGTCTCCGGTTCAACTTAAGTCAAGAGCTTTGGACGATGCTCTTACCGATCGTTTTATTGCTGGAATCATGTCTGAAGATATTCAGCggcaattattaaataattcaaagttaAATTTCGAAGAGTGTTGTGAACTTGGGCTCAATATGGAAATGTCAAGAAAAGAAGCACATGCTATTCGTCCAAATCAGTCGGCAGAAGGTTGTCACAGAGTCTTTCAGCAGTCATCATCGTCAGGTTCCACCAAAAAAGActcaaacaaaaaggaaaagcgCATGGATCATCAGGCAAAGTATACccacaaaaaagtaaattgtcATCGCTGTGGACGGCAGCATAATCCAAGTACTTGCCCTGCAATCAATTGGAAATGTTTTACATGTAATCGATTGGGGCACACGTCAATTGTATGCaggaataaaacaacaaaagcgcAGTCCAAAATAAATGTGGTTGATCAGATCATTGATGTGGACCAGATCAATTCAGTAAAGTCAGCTGAGCACGCTTTATTTTCGATAAAGGTAGAGAACCAGCTGCTGTGTATGGAGGTGGATACTGGAGCTTGTTCTTCATTAATCGGATTAGGAGAGTATAATaatttgttctcaaaaattaaattagaaccATGTATTGTAGATTTATGTTCTGTTACAGGTCAGAAATTAACATGCAAAGGGAAAATCAAAGTCCAAGTGGAGTGTCACGATAAAATGTATGAATTGGAGTTAATTGTCATTGAAGCTAATCGAGAATTTAAACCGCTGTTAGGCAGAAGTTGGTTGGATGTTTTGGTGCCCGACTggagaacaaaattatttggaaatctGGATATCAGTGagttaaaagttgttaaaaaagtgtcaaatgATAAATATCTAGATGTCattagaaaagattttaagaacataattgaTCCTCAGCCGAAACAGTCAATTAAGGGGTTCGAAATGGAcattattcttaaagaaaatgtggTCCCAGTATTTCACAAGCCGTACGAGGTGCCTTTTCGTATTAAAGACAAAGTCAGAGAAGAGTTAAATCGATTAATCAGTATAGGAGCCCTGGAGCCAGTAAAGTATAGTTTATGGGCTAGTCCAATCGTTTGTGTTCCAAAATCGTCTGGAGAGGTTAGAATATGTGTTGATTTTAGGTTaactttgaacaaaaatatagtCACGCAACATTATCCTCttccaaaaattgaagatatctTTGCATCTCTGTCTGAATGCAGAGTTTTTTGCATAATAGATCTTTCTGGAGCGTACCAACAATTAGTTGTATCAAAGGCTTGTGTAGAATTGCTTACAATAAATACTTTTATGGGTCTTTTAAGATTTGTGCGTTGTCCAGCAGGGCTAAAGAATGCTCCATCAGCTTTCCAATCCGTCATGGATCGAATTTTGAAAGGTTTAccgaatgttttttgttttatagatgaCATTTTAGTAGGAGGTGTAGATCAGGAGGATTGCCACGCAAATTTGTTAAGAGTATTAAATAAACTCAGTGAACATAATGTTCAAATTAATCCAAAAAAGTGTAAATTTTTTGTCGAAACAGTGGATTATTTAGGTCACAGTCTCTCTAATGGCTCGATTTCTCCaaataacgaaaaaataaaagcagttGTTGATGCTCCAGCACCGAAAAACGTGCAACAGCTGCAGTCATATCTTGGTATGTTAAATTATTATAGCAAGTTTATACCAAACTTATCAAGTCAATTGAAAGAATTATATGGTTTGCTTAAGAAAGGAAGCGAGTTTATATGGTCCCCAGAATGTCAGAACGCatttcaaaagtcaaaataccttttgtcaagtaacaaaaatttagaattgTATGATCCGAAAAAACCTATTGTGGTAGCGACAGATGCTAGCCCCTATGGAGTGGGTGCAGTGATGTCACATATATGTGATGGAGTAGAAAAACCGGTGATGTTTATTTCAAGTACTTTATCTTCTGCGGAAAAAAACTACTCCCAACTCCATAAGGAGGCGTTGGCAATagtgtttgctgtcaaaaaatttcataaatatctTTACggtaaagaatttttaattgtgTCGGATCATCAAGCTCTAAGAGAAATTTTTAATCCAAAGAAGGGTATGTCAGGTGTTGCTGCTGCAAGGCTACAAAGGTGGGCAATTATACTTTCAATGTATGATTACAGAGTAGAATACAGGAAAGGTTCCTTGATGGCAAATGCCGATGCATGTTCAAGGCTACCATTAGAAGGTACAACTGGTATAGAGGAAGTAAAAATGGTAAATATGATAAAAAATTGCTCAGAAGAATTGAATATTAATAGCCAGGAAGTAGCAAAGAAAACGCAAGCAGAtccaattcttaaaaaagtcTTTGAATATGTATTTCATCATGATTGGCCAAAAAGTATAAGCGATGATATTGCACCATATTTTCGAAAGCGAAATAGTTTATCGACAGAAAATCAAAGTATATTTTATGGCAACCGAGTAGTAATACCTTTACAACTTCAAAAATCTGTTCTTAACATGATACATGGAATGAATCATGCTGGTGTTGTTAAAATGAAGTGTTTAGCTCGGGGATATGTGTGGTGGCATATGATCGATGAAGATATTGCTAAGGTAGTACAGCAATGCCCACAATGTCAGTCAACTGCAAATGTTCCAAGGGGAAGTTTTAGTCCATGGCCAAA ATGTAGTTCTGATGAAAAATACGAATGCATCAAATTTAATAAGTAG